The genomic window TGTTTCTCAGATCAGGTCCATGCTAGCTAGCACCATGCTAAAAACCCTGTCTCCTCTACCTGTGTTTCTCAGATCAGGTCCATGCTAGGTAGCACCATGCTAATAACCCTGTCTCCTCTACCTGTGTTTCTCAGATCAGGTCCATGCTAGCTAGCACCATGCTAAAAACCCTGTCTCCTCTACCTGTGTTTCTCAGATCAGGTCCATGCTAGCTATCACCATGCTAATAactccgtctcctctctctgtgtttctcagaTCAGGTCCATGCTAACTAGCACCATGCTAATAACCCTGTCTCCTCTACCTGTGTTTCTCAGATCAGGTCTATGCTAGCTAGAGCCATGAGCGGTCTACTGAAGAGGAAGTTTGAGGAGGTCTATGATGAGGACCAGTGCtactcctcgtcctcctccctgTCGTCCTCGGCCTACTCTGGGTGGGACTCGGAGGGCGAGAGCTGCTACTCAGACACCCTTGACTCAACACCCAGCAACCCTGGCTCTCCAGACACACATTGCAACAGTGAGTATCTAATCTACTTCCTCAGGCTTCACTATGCCATGACCACGTCTGATAGTGGATGTTATGCTGGTAAAACAGACTTACCACCTCACACAGAGCAGCTCATTAAAACAGATTTACCGCCTCACACAGAGCAGCTCATTAAAACAGACTTACCGCCTCACACAGAGCAGCTCATTAAAACAGATTTACTGCCTCACACAGAGCAGCTCATTAAAACAGACTTACCGCCTCACACAGAGCAGCTCATTAAAACAGATTTACCGCCTCACACAGAGCAGCTCATTAAAACAGATTTACCGCCTCACACAGAGCAGCTCATTAAAACAGACTTACCGCCTCACACAGAGCAGCTCATTAAAACAGATTTACTGCCTCACACAGAGCAGCTCATTAAAACAGACTTACTGCCTCACACAGAGCAGCTCATTAAAACAGACTTACTGCCTCACACAGAGCAGCCCATTAAAACAGACTTACTGCCTCACACAGAGCAGCCCATTAAAACAGACTTACTGCCTCACACAGAGCAGCTCATTAAAACAGACTTACTGCCTCACACAGAGCAGCTCATTAAAACAGATTTACTGCCTCACACAGAGCAGCTCATTAAAACAGACTTACTGCCTCACACAGAGCAGCTCATTAAAACAGACTTACCGCCTCACACAGAGCAGCTCATTAAAACAGATTTACCGCCTCACACAGAGCAGCTCATTAAAACAGACTTACCGCCTCACACAGAGCAGCTCATTAAAACAGACTTACTGCCTCACACAGAGCAGCCCATTAAAACAGACTTACTGCCTCACAAAGAGCAGCTCATTAAAACATATGTCTGTCTGAGTACCTTTATATTCCAGGACCTGGTTTTGGGTCAGTGGAGGGTTGGCGAGAAGGGCAAACGGTTGTTAGGTTTCCCAGGATGGCAGGGAGCCAGAGAGCGAGCAGGATGGCAGGGCAGGGAGCGAGCAGGATGGCAGGGCAGGGAGCCAGAGAGCGAGCAGGATGGCAGGGCAGGGAGCCAGAGAGCGAGCAGGATGGCAGGGCAGGGAGCCAGAGAGCGAGCAGGATGGCAGGGTAGGGAGCCAGAGAGCGAGCAGGATGGCAGGGTAGGGAGCCAGAGAGCGAGCAGGATGGCAGGGAGCCAGAGAGCGAGCAGGAtggcagggagacagagagcgagcagGATGGCAgggcagggagacagagagcgagcagGATGGCAGATGGCCAGgctgagaaaacacacagagcctTGTTTGGGCCCTAGGCAGTCACCCAGCACaggtgctgcctgcctgcctgaggagggagggagggatggagagaggaaaggcATGTTGGAGCATGAGATTAAGGGTGATACTTAGTTCATCTAAAGGAGATAGTTGAACACCACTGGTAGTATAACAGACCTTAGGAGTCAGAGTGGAGCGTTTGTCCTCCTGTTgttatcaggtggatggatgtcACATTGAAACAGCCTCTGTCTGTGCTGCAAATGGCAccctttagaccagggccaatagggtgcctttagaccagggccaatagggtgcatttagaccagggccaatagggtgcctttagaccagggccaatagggtgaTCTGCTCTGTGGTGGCTACAGGCAGCAGCACCATCTCCTATTTCATGCTGGGTCAGGGGTCAAGGGTCAGGTCATACTGGGGTTAAACATCTCCCCCTGTCCTGGGTCCTTTCTGGTTCTCTCCTTCTCACTTTTGGTCTTTAATCCATTCCCATTCTTTGTAAACaataggtgtagactaacagtgaatgaTTACTGACGAGCTCTTCCCATTGGCACCCTATACCCTCATCATCCCCCCTGCCCCTCCTCATCGTCCCTCcgcccctcctcaccctccctccccctcctcctcatcatccctcCGCCCCTCGCCCCccctctgcccctcctcctcatcccttccCTCCCTCAGCCCCTCATCACCCTCCCTCAGCCCCTCATCACCCTCCCTCAGCCCCTCATCACCACCCCTCCGCCCCCTCTAACTCTTAACTGGCTAGGACAGCTCATGAGGTCTCTTAAATATCTGTCGACTAGGTGGAAGGCTTATGAATAAAGAGTTCTGATTTATGCTACCATCTAGTGGCAGGAGAAGGGAGTGCAGTTACTTTGACAAACTGCAATTCCCTTACTGGCTCTTGTTCTTGAAAGCTGTTTTTACGTAATGAGCAGTGATAACAccaactctctcgctctctctctagccaagTCCATCCTGAAGAAGGCTAATCGTGAACGGCTAGTGCGGGGCAACGTGACCTTTGACATGGTGACAGTGTTTGTCTTCCCACGGTGCCAGGGCTTCAGCAGCGTGCCCAGTAGAGGGGGCTGTTCCCTGGGCATGATGCAGCGCCACAGCGCCTTCCGCAGGTACACCCTGGATGAGTACGCTGTGGCGCAACACATCCTCCGCCGGGAGAAACTCCTCGACCGCCTCCGAGAGGAGAAACTGGACGCTCTCAAACAGAAAGTGAgccctgagagacacacacacacacacacacacacgcccataTGTGGATTAGATAGTTATGAAGCTAATATGCAGCAGTGTCTGCTGGTGAAAGGTTTTATACCTGGTAGTGGAAAGGTTTTATACCTGGTAGTGGAAAGGTTTTATACCTGTAACGAGGGGTTCTAGCTCTCTTCTCTAGAGAAAACCCCCATACATGCATCACAATTATCCTAAcccccccgtctctccctcccagcTGACTAAGGGAGGCACGGTGGAGTCAGAGGAGGCTGACTGCCTCACCATCGAAGACATCCCAGAGGACGAGATGGACATTAGCAGCTGTAACCTAGACGACGGCTCCTtcctccacccctacccctcCAAGAAGAGACATGCCCTGCTGAAGGCTGCGGGggtgaaggtggagaaggaggagaagaggcagCTGCAGCAGCTCAGAGTGTCCAGGGAGGACTGTGGGTGTGACTGCCAGGGTTTCTGTGAGCCAGAGACCTGCGCCTGCAGCCTGGCAGGCATCAAGTGTCAGGTAAGACACTCGTATATCATAATTTCTTCAACTTCAACGTTAACAGTAAACTGTAAATACTTTATATTCAGCAGTGGTTATTTGTCCACTGTAATACTATATTCTGATCCCTCCGCGACAAAGCAGAAACTGATTTTTTTAACGTCCTCTTCTCTCCCCAGATGGACCACTCGTCATTTCCCTGTGGCTGCACTAAGGATGGCTGCGGTAACCAGGAAGGTCGTAAAGAGTTCAACTCCAGCCGGGTTCAGACCCACTACATCCACACCATCATGAAGCTAGAGCTGGAGAAGAGGCTGGAGGAGACGTCTGGACCAGAGGAAGAGGACCCGGGAGAGACCACCTTCTACTTCAGCTCAGAGCTGGCATCGGTCGGGGAGAACAGCTGTAGCAGTGACATGACAGACTCCTCTGCCTCCTCGGGGGGGAGTGAGGACTCAGAGGAAGGGGCGGAGTTAGGCCGGGAGGACGATGTGGATGAAAACGGACTGAGCCGCATCCTCAGCGACAACGACTATAACGTAAACAACTACGTTGTTAATGACAACCGCTGTTGCCCCGAGCAATGgctacagcagcagcagcagcaggcatCGTCCatgacgacaacaacaacacGGATGTTGGGAGGGTTTAGCACGGCAGACTTCCCAGAGGAGAATGACAATCTAGAGGTGCACACAGACAACCGGGCCATGGCCATATCACTGTTAGATGATAACGCTAACCAAGGCAACGGTCTGTTCCACCACAGCAGCTGCAGAATCTCTAACCCCCCATCTCCCTCAGTAGACTGTCCCAACACCCCATCCCCCTCAGTAGATGGCACCGCTGCCAGCTACATGGACCTCAGCCTGTCCTCAGAGTCTCACCTGGAGTTCTTTGATGGTTTCTGTCTGGGTCCTTCCTCCCTCTACAACTCCCTAACGGAGTACCAACACATGGACAACTTCTTTCACTTCCAGTTGCCTAGTTACGCCAGTAGCCAATCACAGGCCATTGACCCCGGGACCTGCCTCCTGGAGTCTCTGATTGGTCTGCCAGAATCTGACCCAGAACCCCCTGCAACGTTCACAGACAATCAGCTGTTGGAAGAAGCTGTCAGGGGTTAACTATCGGGACCTGAACCGCCAACTGTGTTCTGGACTATGTAGTGAATTAGGGGGATGGGGGTCAGTGTAAACAGACTGCTGTTGGAAGAAGCTGTGATTTCTCTCTTGCCTTCCAATTGTTAGCAAAGCAGTTGGTAATTATCGCTTTATGAAATGGCAGCTAACGTTTCAGTTGGTAATTATCGCTGTATGAAATGGCAGCTAACGTTTCAGTTGGTAATTATCGCTGTATGAAATGGCAGCTAACGTTTCAGTTGGTAATTATCGCTGTATGAAATGGCAGCTAACGTTTCAGTTGGTAATTATCGCTGTATGAAATGGCAGCTAACGTTTCAGTTGGTAATTATCGCTGTATGAAATGGCAGCTAACGTTTCAGTTGGTAATTATCGCTGTATGAAATGGCAGCTAACGTTTCAGTTGGTAATTATCGCTTTTTGAAATGGCAGCTTACGTTTCAGTTGGTAATTATCGCTATATGAAATGGCAGCTAACGTTTCAGTTGGTAATTATCGCTTTATGAAATGGCAGCTAACGTTTCAGTTGGTAATTATCGCTTCATGAAATGGCAGCTAACGTTTCAGTTGGTAATTATCGCTGTATGAAATGGCAGCTAACATTTCAtaaaagtgagattaaaataagtaattttctacattgtagaaataatagggaagacatgaaacctatgaaataacacgtgttGGGTTTTATATGTCGCTAAATGTCAACCTCAGAAACCAAGAATAGTACAGCTGGGTATTAATGAATACTCTGGGAAACCAAAAATGGTTTTCAAAACACCTA from Oncorhynchus mykiss isolate Arlee chromosome 15, USDA_OmykA_1.1, whole genome shotgun sequence includes these protein-coding regions:
- the csrnp1b gene encoding cysteine/serine-rich nuclear protein 1b, which codes for MLARAMSGLLKRKFEEVYDEDQCYSSSSSLSSSAYSGWDSEGESCYSDTLDSTPSNPGSPDTHCNTKSILKKANRERLVRGNVTFDMVTVFVFPRCQGFSSVPSRGGCSLGMMQRHSAFRRYTLDEYAVAQHILRREKLLDRLREEKLDALKQKLTKGGTVESEEADCLTIEDIPEDEMDISSCNLDDGSFLHPYPSKKRHALLKAAGVKVEKEEKRQLQQLRVSREDCGCDCQGFCEPETCACSLAGIKCQMDHSSFPCGCTKDGCGNQEGRKEFNSSRVQTHYIHTIMKLELEKRLEETSGPEEEDPGETTFYFSSELASVGENSCSSDMTDSSASSGGSEDSEEGAELGREDDVDENGLSRILSDNDYNVNNYVVNDNRCCPEQWLQQQQQQASSMTTTTTRMLGGFSTADFPEENDNLEVHTDNRAMAISLLDDNANQGNGLFHHSSCRISNPPSPSVDCPNTPSPSVDGTAASYMDLSLSSESHLEFFDGFCLGPSSLYNSLTEYQHMDNFFHFQLPSYASSQSQAIDPGTCLLESLIGLPESDPEPPATFTDNQLLEEAVRG